One part of the Tunicatimonas pelagia genome encodes these proteins:
- the uvrA gene encoding excinuclease ABC subunit UvrA, which translates to MATENLTVERTDTAADLAIVPPEYDQETIEIFGAREHNLKTIDVTLPRNKLIVITGISGSGKSSLAFDTIYAEGQRRYMESFSAYARSFIGNLQRPEVDKINGLSPVISIEQKTTSKNPRSTVGTVTEIYDFMRLLYARASEAYSYETGKKMERQSEEQIIDRIMDDFAGSKLIILAPIVKGRKGHYRELFQQVRKMGFAKVRVDGAIVDLTPKMQVDRYKTHDIEIVVDRVIVRDDDRYRIAESIKTALMHGKGIIMIDDTKGNVQHLSKYLMDPETGLAYDEPAPNTFSFNSPYGMCPTCSGIGAIQKFSEEAIFPNEKLSIRQGGIAPLGEYRDIWIFKKLEAVLKRHKVKLTTKIEELPEKVREIIMHGDTKPVSVKSVKYAGSTYDTVFEGITGYLEKQEETGTDKTQKWVKQFMTSTTCPDCEGTRLKKESRYFKIAGKNIAELAQLNIDDLQAWFENLEERLTDRQRLIGGEVLKEIRKRIGFLVDVGLTYLMLDRPLRTLSGGEAQRIRLATQIGTQLVGVLYILDEPSIGLHQRDNVKLIKALQDLRDLGNTVIVVEHDKDMMLQADYIIDIGPGAGRHGGRVIAAGSPEEFLKQGGITADYLKGSRAIETPATRRKGSGKKLVLTGARGHNLKKVKLTLPLGKMICVTGVSGSGKSTLIHETLFPLLSKHFYRSYAEPCPFNTIKGVEHLDKVIEVDQAPIGRTPRSNPATYTGVFTDIRALFSELPEAKIRGYKPGRFSFNVKGGRCETCQGGGMQLIEMDFLPDVHVPCPTCKSRRYNRETLEIRFKGKSISDVLDMTVEQAVEFFENQPRILRKIQTLQDVGLGYITLGQHATTLSGGEAQRVKLATELSKKDTGQTLYILDEPTTGLHFQDIQHLLDVLNKLVDKGNTVLIIEHNLDVVKVADHVIDLGPEGGSNGGQIICEGTPEVVAKCATGYTAQFLREELAPSS; encoded by the coding sequence ATGGCTACCGAAAACCTAACCGTAGAAAGAACCGATACTGCCGCAGATTTGGCGATAGTACCCCCTGAGTACGACCAAGAAACCATCGAGATCTTTGGGGCACGCGAGCATAACCTTAAAACTATTGATGTAACGCTACCGCGCAATAAGCTCATTGTAATTACCGGAATTAGCGGTAGCGGAAAATCATCCTTAGCTTTTGATACTATCTACGCCGAAGGGCAGCGCCGCTACATGGAGAGCTTTTCGGCCTACGCCCGTTCCTTTATCGGTAACTTACAACGGCCTGAAGTGGATAAAATTAATGGACTGAGTCCCGTTATCTCCATTGAGCAGAAGACTACTTCTAAAAATCCGCGCTCTACCGTAGGCACCGTTACTGAAATCTACGATTTTATGCGACTGCTCTACGCCCGGGCATCAGAAGCCTACTCTTACGAAACGGGTAAGAAAATGGAGCGACAGAGCGAGGAGCAGATTATTGACCGGATTATGGATGATTTTGCGGGGAGCAAGCTCATTATTCTGGCTCCCATTGTGAAAGGTCGCAAAGGCCACTACCGTGAACTCTTTCAGCAGGTGCGGAAAATGGGTTTCGCTAAGGTGCGGGTTGACGGTGCAATTGTGGATTTGACACCTAAAATGCAGGTAGACCGCTACAAAACTCACGATATTGAGATTGTGGTTGATCGGGTGATCGTGCGCGACGATGATCGCTACCGCATTGCCGAATCAATCAAGACCGCGCTGATGCACGGGAAAGGAATTATTATGATCGACGATACTAAGGGTAATGTACAGCACCTTTCTAAGTATCTGATGGACCCAGAAACCGGGCTAGCTTATGACGAACCTGCCCCCAATACGTTCTCCTTCAACTCGCCCTACGGCATGTGCCCCACCTGTAGTGGAATAGGAGCTATTCAAAAATTTTCGGAAGAGGCTATTTTCCCCAACGAAAAACTTAGCATTCGCCAGGGAGGGATTGCTCCATTAGGAGAGTACCGCGACATCTGGATTTTTAAGAAATTAGAAGCAGTACTGAAGCGACATAAAGTAAAACTAACCACTAAAATTGAAGAATTACCGGAGAAAGTTCGGGAGATCATTATGCACGGCGATACTAAACCGGTTTCGGTTAAATCAGTCAAGTACGCAGGTTCTACGTACGACACTGTGTTTGAAGGTATCACGGGCTATCTGGAAAAGCAGGAGGAAACCGGAACCGATAAAACGCAAAAGTGGGTCAAACAATTTATGACTAGCACCACCTGCCCTGATTGTGAAGGCACCCGATTAAAGAAAGAATCTCGCTACTTTAAAATTGCTGGTAAAAATATCGCTGAGCTAGCCCAGCTAAATATTGACGATCTGCAAGCTTGGTTTGAAAACCTGGAAGAACGCTTAACCGATCGGCAGCGGCTCATTGGGGGCGAAGTACTGAAAGAAATCCGGAAGCGTATTGGCTTTTTGGTTGACGTAGGCTTAACCTATCTTATGCTAGATCGGCCACTGCGAACGCTCTCGGGCGGAGAAGCCCAGCGCATTCGGCTAGCTACGCAAATTGGAACCCAACTCGTAGGCGTACTTTATATTCTGGACGAACCTAGCATTGGCCTGCACCAGCGCGATAATGTGAAACTGATTAAGGCTCTGCAAGATTTGCGCGACTTGGGTAACACGGTCATTGTCGTAGAGCACGACAAAGATATGATGCTGCAAGCTGACTACATCATCGATATTGGCCCCGGGGCCGGGCGGCACGGTGGTCGGGTAATTGCGGCGGGTAGTCCCGAAGAATTCTTGAAGCAAGGCGGTATCACTGCTGATTATTTGAAAGGCAGCCGCGCCATTGAAACTCCTGCCACACGGCGAAAGGGAAGTGGAAAGAAGCTGGTACTAACCGGAGCGAGAGGTCATAATCTAAAAAAGGTAAAGCTTACGTTGCCCCTAGGAAAAATGATCTGCGTAACCGGAGTATCCGGCAGTGGAAAATCCACTCTGATTCACGAAACCTTGTTCCCGTTGCTGAGCAAGCACTTCTACCGCTCTTACGCTGAGCCTTGTCCCTTCAATACCATTAAAGGAGTAGAACATCTGGATAAAGTGATTGAAGTAGACCAAGCTCCTATTGGGCGTACCCCGCGTTCTAACCCGGCTACTTACACCGGAGTATTTACGGATATTCGGGCGTTATTTTCTGAACTACCGGAAGCAAAAATTCGGGGTTATAAACCGGGGCGGTTTTCCTTTAATGTGAAAGGGGGGCGCTGCGAAACCTGCCAGGGCGGAGGGATGCAACTTATTGAGATGGACTTTCTGCCGGATGTACATGTGCCCTGCCCTACCTGTAAAAGCCGTCGCTATAACCGGGAAACCTTAGAAATTCGTTTTAAAGGAAAGTCTATTTCGGATGTGCTGGATATGACGGTAGAGCAAGCGGTAGAGTTTTTTGAAAACCAACCCCGCATTCTGCGGAAAATTCAAACCCTGCAAGATGTTGGCCTAGGGTACATCACGCTGGGGCAGCATGCCACCACTCTTTCGGGCGGGGAAGCACAACGGGTGAAACTAGCCACTGAACTCTCTAAGAAAGACACTGGGCAAACGCTCTACATTCTGGATGAGCCCACCACCGGCTTACATTTTCAGGATATTCAGCATTTGCTAGATGTACTCAATAAGCTAGTGGATAAGGGCAATACTGTACTTATTATTGAGCATAACCTAGATGTGGTGAAAGTAGCCGATCATGTTATCGATCTTGGCCCCGAAGGCGGCAGCAATGGCGGTCAGATTATTTGCGAGGGTACCCCCGAAGTGGTGGCTAAATGTGCAACTGGATATACCGCTCAATTTTTACGAGAAGAATTAGCTCCGTCAAGCTGA
- a CDS encoding porin family protein: protein MTKLINQTRRKVRRMMLVLPLAVCFIASPVFAQDESSSTSSDGSSESGSSFSLPLEYGPKIGLTSSGFYQGFMTGREHTGSVTGVAIGGFATYSLLDFLDVSAELLYMQQGGTRVELKESIVDESSSNIAITGNVKLHNIEFPVLLRASLPNPVMGIRPQLIVGPSIGFNFAATQSQDITYFIEDGVISDDRTGRAQFSVTDSGSEDVRSEYRSMQYGLNIGLGAEIPTGSSTFLFDVRYRYGLNPINNGFDPNDLLRDATDLRSNSFIFSVGLTL, encoded by the coding sequence ATGACGAAACTTATCAACCAAACACGGCGTAAGGTGCGCCGGATGATGTTAGTACTCCCTCTGGCAGTTTGCTTTATCGCATCTCCTGTTTTCGCACAAGATGAAAGCAGCAGCACCAGTTCTGACGGTAGTTCAGAGTCTGGCTCGAGCTTTAGCCTCCCTCTGGAATATGGGCCTAAGATTGGTCTTACCTCCAGTGGATTTTACCAAGGCTTTATGACCGGACGCGAACATACCGGCAGTGTCACTGGAGTTGCTATTGGTGGTTTTGCCACCTACTCGTTACTAGACTTTTTGGATGTATCCGCTGAGCTGCTGTACATGCAACAGGGAGGTACCCGAGTAGAATTGAAAGAGTCCATTGTAGACGAATCTAGTTCTAATATTGCTATTACGGGCAACGTGAAGTTGCATAATATAGAATTTCCGGTACTGCTGCGTGCTAGTCTGCCTAATCCGGTAATGGGTATTCGCCCACAGTTGATCGTGGGGCCTTCTATTGGATTCAATTTTGCTGCGACCCAGTCGCAAGATATTACCTACTTTATAGAGGATGGAGTAATTAGCGACGACCGTACTGGGCGGGCTCAGTTTTCCGTAACCGATAGTGGCTCGGAGGATGTGCGTTCGGAGTACCGATCAATGCAATACGGACTCAATATTGGATTGGGAGCCGAAATCCCAACTGGATCTAGTACTTTCTTATTTGATGTGCGTTACCGTTATGGTCTCAATCCAATTAACAACGGATTTGACCCGAACGATCTACTGCGCGACGCTACGGACTTACGCTCCAATAGCTTTATATTCTCAGTAGGATTGACCCTTTAA
- a CDS encoding Rpn family recombination-promoting nuclease/putative transposase, with product MEEPREKYINPFTDYGFKRLFGEEPNNDLLLDFLNELLKEEQGRITELTYLKSDKLGSSEDDRKAVFDLYCENERGEKFIVELQKTKQKFFKDRTVYYSTFPIREQAQRGSDWTFELNAVYTIAILDFIFDEDKSEPDKFRYDVKLTDIDTFQVFYDKLTFVYLEMPKFSKTTAELKTRFDKWMYVIRNLNKLDRIPDELRESIFERLFEVAEIAKFSPQEVQAYEDSLKSYRDLKNSLNTAFEEGKKEGIEKGIEQGIEKGIEQGIEKVAIGLLNQHVSDEIILSTTGLTKIELQALKEKYENRR from the coding sequence ATGGAAGAGCCAAGAGAAAAGTATATCAACCCCTTCACAGATTATGGTTTTAAACGGCTGTTTGGCGAGGAACCCAATAATGACTTACTGCTAGATTTTCTCAACGAGCTTCTTAAAGAAGAACAAGGCAGAATTACAGAGCTTACTTATTTAAAATCGGATAAATTAGGCAGCAGTGAAGATGACCGTAAAGCCGTTTTCGATCTGTACTGTGAAAACGAACGAGGTGAAAAATTCATAGTGGAGTTACAAAAAACAAAACAAAAATTTTTCAAAGACCGCACGGTTTATTATTCAACCTTTCCTATCCGGGAACAAGCCCAACGCGGGAGTGATTGGACTTTTGAGCTAAATGCCGTGTATACTATCGCTATTTTGGATTTTATCTTCGATGAGGATAAGAGTGAGCCTGATAAGTTTAGGTACGATGTAAAGTTAACTGATATAGACACTTTCCAAGTGTTCTACGATAAACTTACGTTTGTTTACCTGGAGATGCCTAAGTTCAGTAAGACCACAGCAGAGTTGAAAACCCGGTTTGATAAGTGGATGTACGTAATCCGTAATCTGAACAAATTAGATAGAATCCCCGATGAGTTGAGAGAAAGTATTTTTGAGAGATTATTTGAAGTAGCTGAAATCGCTAAATTCAGTCCCCAAGAGGTGCAAGCCTACGAGGACAGTTTAAAATCATACCGAGACTTGAAAAACTCACTGAATACTGCATTTGAAGAAGGTAAAAAAGAAGGAATAGAGAAGGGAATAGAGCAAGGAATAGAAAAGGGAATAGAGCAAGGAATAGAAAAAGTAGCGATAGGCTTGCTAAACCAGCACGTTTCGGACGAAATCATATTATCTACGACGGGGCTTACTAAAATTGAGTTACAGGCATTAAAAGAGAAATATGAAAACAGAAGATAA
- a CDS encoding NAD(P)/FAD-dependent oxidoreductase, which yields MAIVKHPTDYTISQRNLTEQLPDIGKPRVIIIGGGFAGIQMVKHLRMKDVQVVMLDRHNYHTFQPLLYQVATAGLEPDSIAGPLRKVFDNEKNFFFRMARVERIDPERQQVHTNIGEIHYDYLVVAAGTQTNYFGNEKIQKLAFPLKQVPQALNLRSHILQNFEKAVTSNSEEEIDRLTNFVIVGGGPTGVELAGALGELKKYVLPRDYPELDFKIMKVYLVEGVDRLLPSMSEKAGQRAERDLTQRFETIVKLETMVKDYSGYEVTLSTGEKLISETLIWAAGVQGVIIPGLDKATVEKGRYEVNEINRVKGYDNVFAVGDVSVMYTDEDYPKGHPQVAPVAMQQGEQLGKNLNRLLKGKETKPFSYFDKGSMATIGRNRAVADLPGNIKMSGLLAWLSWMFVHLMFLVSFRQKLITLGNWVWNYFTYDRGTRLIIRPFNYRRTVNEQKEELEEHRNDEQKETHAVSQEDEGTVTS from the coding sequence ATGGCTATTGTTAAACATCCAACTGATTATACTATTTCTCAACGCAACTTAACTGAGCAATTACCCGATATTGGTAAGCCACGGGTTATCATCATTGGGGGTGGCTTCGCGGGCATTCAAATGGTGAAGCATTTACGCATGAAGGATGTACAAGTAGTGATGCTCGATCGGCACAATTACCATACTTTTCAGCCACTGTTGTATCAGGTAGCTACGGCGGGGTTAGAGCCTGATTCTATTGCTGGTCCTCTACGTAAAGTATTTGACAACGAAAAGAATTTCTTCTTTCGTATGGCGCGGGTAGAACGTATTGATCCAGAACGGCAGCAAGTACATACAAACATCGGCGAAATTCACTACGATTATCTGGTAGTAGCCGCTGGTACGCAAACAAACTACTTTGGTAATGAGAAAATTCAGAAACTAGCCTTTCCATTAAAGCAGGTACCGCAGGCCCTGAACTTACGTAGCCACATCTTACAAAACTTTGAAAAAGCAGTTACTTCCAATTCAGAAGAAGAAATTGATCGGCTCACCAACTTCGTGATTGTGGGCGGTGGCCCTACTGGGGTAGAGCTAGCTGGGGCATTAGGTGAATTAAAAAAATACGTACTGCCCCGCGACTATCCCGAACTCGACTTTAAAATAATGAAGGTGTACTTAGTGGAGGGAGTTGACCGATTATTACCTTCCATGTCGGAGAAAGCGGGTCAGCGAGCCGAACGAGACCTAACGCAGCGCTTTGAAACCATTGTGAAGCTGGAAACGATGGTAAAAGACTACAGTGGTTACGAAGTGACCCTCAGCACTGGCGAAAAACTGATTAGTGAGACACTCATTTGGGCGGCAGGAGTGCAGGGAGTTATTATTCCGGGATTGGATAAAGCTACGGTGGAAAAAGGCCGCTACGAGGTAAATGAAATAAACCGGGTGAAGGGCTACGACAATGTGTTCGCTGTCGGCGATGTATCGGTTATGTATACTGATGAGGATTATCCCAAAGGGCACCCGCAGGTAGCTCCGGTTGCTATGCAACAGGGTGAACAATTGGGCAAAAACCTAAACCGATTGTTAAAGGGAAAAGAAACCAAACCATTTTCGTATTTTGATAAAGGCTCAATGGCAACCATTGGTCGTAACCGAGCCGTAGCCGATTTACCGGGAAATATTAAAATGAGTGGCCTTTTAGCCTGGCTTTCCTGGATGTTCGTTCATTTAATGTTCCTAGTGAGTTTTCGGCAAAAGCTTATTACGCTAGGTAACTGGGTTTGGAACTACTTTACCTACGATCGGGGAACCCGGCTTATTATTCGCCCCTTCAATTATCGTAGAACTGTAAACGAACAAAAAGAAGAATTAGAAGAACACCGAAACGACGAACAAAAGGAAACGCACGCAGTGTCGCAGGAAGACGAAGGTACAGTGACCAGTTAG
- a CDS encoding outer membrane beta-barrel protein, producing MKSILLLVILVIVVSTSASAQFALGGHVNALFPIGDFSNRTQSGFGFDVEGRFGVDKPLMTSASIGYHSFRLQNGGDTRFNFTPITLSLLYALGTAEAQPYLGFGVGVNRVSSGPQGFRVTDSYFGVSPIVGLQYRSSEQIRFDLNMRYHLTFADSNDALTGLLFRNAAYLVFNLGVFYTFGQ from the coding sequence ATGAAATCTATTCTTCTTTTAGTAATACTGGTAATAGTGGTGAGTACGTCAGCCTCGGCTCAGTTTGCCCTAGGCGGACATGTAAACGCTCTCTTCCCGATAGGCGATTTCAGCAACCGAACGCAGAGCGGGTTTGGGTTTGACGTAGAAGGGCGGTTTGGAGTTGACAAACCCTTAATGACTAGTGCCAGTATTGGCTACCACTCTTTCAGGTTACAAAATGGTGGCGACACTCGCTTTAATTTTACCCCCATCACGCTTTCTTTACTGTACGCCTTAGGTACTGCCGAAGCTCAGCCTTACTTAGGGTTTGGAGTAGGGGTAAACCGGGTATCGTCTGGCCCACAGGGATTTCGAGTCACTGATTCTTATTTTGGTGTTTCGCCTATTGTTGGTCTTCAGTATCGTAGCAGCGAACAGATTCGCTTTGATCTGAACATGCGCTATCACCTAACCTTCGCCGATAGTAACGATGCTCTAACTGGTTTGCTATTTCGTAATGCTGCTTACTTAGTATTTAACCTCGGGGTATTCTACACTTTTGGACAATAA
- a CDS encoding outer membrane beta-barrel protein, producing the protein MKKILFTILALVTLHSVSQAQFSLGVTGGPALSTGNSSNFIDNGFGLGIDARYQISPNVMAGLGFQRFSYDANALGINIPGVDFTINPITASVAFTPMTEGITPYVGIKGGIYDTRVGIGSLINVSRTYFGFAPTAGVLVPISKFIDIHANVEYHTLFVNESIPLTEISLSENINFVPINIGISFKLGQ; encoded by the coding sequence ATGAAAAAGATATTATTCACTATACTCGCACTGGTTACGTTGCACTCGGTTTCTCAAGCTCAATTTTCATTGGGAGTAACCGGGGGGCCAGCTCTTTCTACCGGAAATTCATCTAACTTCATTGACAATGGTTTTGGCTTAGGCATTGATGCTCGCTACCAAATTAGTCCCAACGTAATGGCCGGATTAGGTTTTCAGCGATTCTCTTATGATGCCAACGCATTAGGCATCAATATTCCCGGAGTTGACTTCACAATCAATCCAATTACCGCTTCAGTAGCATTTACTCCCATGACCGAAGGTATTACGCCTTACGTAGGAATTAAAGGGGGCATTTACGATACGCGAGTAGGCATCGGTTCACTTATCAATGTTTCCCGAACCTACTTTGGCTTCGCTCCTACCGCCGGAGTGCTGGTTCCAATTAGTAAATTCATCGATATACACGCTAATGTAGAGTACCATACGCTGTTCGTCAATGAGTCAATCCCTCTCACTGAAATTTCGTTAAGCGAAAACATCAATTTTGTACCCATCAACATTGGTATCTCGTTTAAACTGGGGCAATAA
- the hemW gene encoding radical SAM family heme chaperone HemW, translating to MAGIYIHIPFCKQACHYCDFHFSTNQQRKTDMVRAIARELELQQPYLTEQIITSIYFGGGTPSLLDEAELQMLLNTVYKLYPISSDPEITLEANPDDLSPEKLKILKQLGFNRLSIGIQSFHEPHLRYLNRVHSAKEAEQCVQQAQEAGFNNLSIDLIYAVPHPDHSVWQADLANVVALNPEHISAYCLTIEEKTVFGQWLRHQKIPPIDETFAAEQFGQLVDTLTANGYEQYEVSSFCQPSWESKHNSNYWKDVRYLGVGPGAHSFNGNSRQYNVANNGKYLRALAKDQVPYEQEELNKADRINEYLMTGLRTKWGCDLAWLKQKLDYDLLATQGSYIEHLIHEKKATLENQQLVLTRAGKLLADGITAALFVGSE from the coding sequence TTGGCCGGTATCTATATTCATATTCCTTTTTGTAAGCAAGCGTGCCACTATTGTGATTTTCACTTTAGCACCAATCAGCAGCGCAAGACCGATATGGTTCGGGCTATTGCTCGGGAACTGGAGTTACAGCAACCGTATCTTACCGAACAAATCATCACTTCTATTTATTTTGGCGGTGGTACACCTTCTCTGTTGGATGAGGCTGAGTTACAAATGTTATTAAACACGGTTTATAAACTCTATCCAATTTCTTCCGACCCAGAGATTACGCTAGAAGCTAATCCGGACGACCTCTCACCGGAAAAATTAAAAATACTAAAGCAGTTAGGTTTCAATCGTCTCAGCATTGGAATTCAGTCGTTTCACGAGCCACACCTTCGTTACCTGAACCGGGTACATTCGGCAAAAGAAGCAGAGCAATGTGTGCAACAGGCGCAAGAGGCTGGCTTTAATAATTTAAGTATTGATCTGATCTACGCTGTTCCACACCCGGATCATTCAGTTTGGCAAGCTGATTTAGCTAACGTAGTTGCGTTGAACCCCGAGCATATTTCGGCCTACTGTCTGACCATTGAAGAAAAAACCGTATTTGGCCAGTGGTTGCGCCATCAGAAAATTCCACCGATTGATGAAACTTTTGCAGCTGAGCAATTTGGGCAGCTAGTTGATACGTTGACGGCCAACGGATACGAACAGTACGAGGTTTCCAGCTTCTGCCAACCCAGCTGGGAATCTAAACATAACAGCAACTACTGGAAGGATGTACGCTACTTAGGAGTGGGACCAGGCGCTCATTCGTTTAACGGAAATTCGCGGCAGTATAACGTAGCTAATAATGGCAAGTATCTACGGGCATTAGCTAAAGATCAAGTACCCTATGAGCAGGAAGAATTAAATAAAGCTGATCGGATTAATGAGTATCTGATGACTGGGCTGCGTACCAAATGGGGATGCGACCTGGCTTGGCTCAAACAAAAGCTGGACTACGACCTGCTGGCAACACAAGGAAGTTATATTGAGCACCTAATTCATGAGAAGAAAGCCACGTTAGAAAATCAGCAATTAGTGCTTACTCGAGCCGGAAAATTACTCGCTGATGGTATTACTGCTGCGCTTTTTGTAGGTTCAGAATAG
- the mog gene encoding molybdopterin adenylyltransferase, producing MIKIGIINVSDRASQGIYEDIPGKAIVETLTEYLTSSWEKVYAVIPDEQDQLEATMKKMADEDGCCLIVTSGGTGPAPRDVTPEATEAVCHKMMPGFGELMRQTSLQYVPTAILSRQTAGTRHQTLIVNLPGKPRAIRQCLDAVFPAIPYCIDLIGGPFLECDESIIKPFRPKST from the coding sequence ATGATAAAAATAGGCATTATCAACGTATCAGATCGAGCCAGCCAAGGAATCTACGAAGATATTCCGGGCAAAGCGATTGTTGAAACGTTAACTGAATATCTAACTTCCTCCTGGGAAAAAGTATACGCCGTCATTCCTGATGAGCAAGACCAACTAGAAGCTACTATGAAAAAGATGGCCGATGAAGATGGTTGTTGCTTAATTGTAACTTCGGGGGGCACTGGTCCGGCTCCGCGTGATGTAACTCCCGAAGCGACGGAAGCCGTTTGCCACAAAATGATGCCGGGTTTTGGTGAACTTATGCGGCAAACGAGTTTACAATACGTACCTACCGCTATTTTATCCCGACAAACGGCCGGTACTCGCCACCAAACGTTAATTGTTAACCTGCCGGGTAAGCCCCGGGCTATTCGACAGTGTTTGGATGCGGTATTTCCGGCAATTCCCTACTGTATTGACTTAATCGGCGGGCCATTTCTGGAGTGTGATGAATCTATCATCAAGCCATTCCGTCCGAAAAGCACTTAA
- a CDS encoding serine hydrolase domain-containing protein: MQPKKLILRLTKFLSRYGRYYFLGSLLLVIACFPVWQSPELTSEETAQQYNPYEQQFIEALEDTLQYLIDDSRVPGVGIAVVKDSTPILVKGYGLRNIKEEDSVDIHTVFRLASVSKGFASGLAATLVRDTLLAWSDPVIDYLPSFALISPEQTQEVTVKHVLSHTTGLPYHAYTNLVEAGQLRDDMIALLSGVNLIGKAGEWYSYQNVAYGIIEPVVEAATVESYQRLLQERILEPLQMSDASVWYQDMMETTNKALPHVPTGRGWATVPISENYYNVPSAGGVNASSLDMAQWLIALLGNRPHVLPSEVLDSLFTPQIKTPIENRYFSRWEQLEAAYYGLGWRIVHQAGDTVAFHGGYANGYRTAIALDRNKKVGICILANGSSSLVSRVVPLFLDLYRQHEADILTWEEQMSVEEISN; this comes from the coding sequence ATGCAACCTAAAAAATTAATTCTACGCCTAACCAAATTTTTATCACGCTACGGAAGATATTATTTTCTGGGGTCGTTATTGCTAGTTATAGCCTGTTTTCCCGTATGGCAATCGCCAGAACTTACCTCTGAAGAAACTGCCCAACAGTACAATCCTTACGAGCAACAGTTTATTGAAGCGCTGGAAGATACTTTGCAATACTTGATTGATGACAGTCGGGTGCCAGGAGTAGGTATCGCGGTAGTGAAAGACAGTACTCCTATTCTGGTGAAAGGCTATGGACTTCGGAACATCAAGGAGGAAGATTCGGTAGATATTCATACGGTGTTTCGCTTGGCTTCGGTTTCTAAGGGATTTGCTTCGGGCTTGGCCGCTACGCTAGTGAGAGATACGCTGTTGGCGTGGAGCGACCCGGTGATAGATTATCTGCCCTCTTTTGCCCTTATCTCGCCTGAGCAGACTCAGGAAGTAACTGTAAAACATGTTTTATCACATACCACTGGGCTTCCCTACCATGCGTACACCAATTTAGTAGAGGCGGGACAGTTGCGCGATGATATGATTGCATTACTTTCTGGAGTAAACCTGATTGGTAAAGCCGGAGAGTGGTACAGCTATCAGAATGTGGCCTACGGAATTATTGAACCAGTAGTGGAAGCTGCTACCGTAGAATCGTACCAAAGACTGCTACAAGAGCGAATTCTGGAACCTTTACAGATGAGTGATGCTTCGGTCTGGTACCAAGATATGATGGAAACAACTAACAAAGCTCTGCCCCATGTGCCTACCGGACGCGGTTGGGCAACTGTTCCCATTTCTGAGAACTACTACAATGTGCCCTCAGCAGGGGGAGTAAACGCCAGCTCGCTTGATATGGCGCAGTGGCTGATTGCCCTGCTGGGAAATCGCCCTCACGTTCTTCCGTCCGAAGTGCTAGATAGCCTGTTTACCCCTCAAATTAAGACCCCGATTGAGAATCGCTACTTCAGCCGATGGGAGCAGCTCGAGGCAGCTTACTACGGATTGGGTTGGCGAATTGTGCATCAGGCCGGAGATACAGTAGCTTTTCACGGAGGTTACGCTAATGGCTACCGCACGGCAATTGCACTAGACCGGAACAAGAAAGTAGGAATCTGTATTTTGGCCAACGGCTCCTCCAGCCTCGTGAGTCGGGTTGTACCACTATTTTTAGACCTATATCGGCAGCATGAAGCAGATATTCTCACTTGGGAAGAGCAAATGTCTGTAGAAGAAATATCCAATTGA
- a CDS encoding Dabb family protein — translation MPTRFIHNVFFWLKNPTDADEAQALKAGIRTLFSIATVRDAHLGKPAPTDRAVIDNTYSYHLMLMFDNLEDQTTYQGDPIHLKFVDDCAHLWEKVQVYDSDASLLSNA, via the coding sequence ATGCCGACCCGGTTTATCCATAATGTATTTTTCTGGCTGAAGAACCCAACTGATGCTGACGAAGCTCAGGCACTGAAAGCGGGCATCCGCACTCTTTTTTCAATAGCCACCGTTCGCGATGCTCATCTGGGAAAACCCGCTCCCACTGACCGGGCGGTAATTGACAATACCTACTCCTATCATCTAATGTTGATGTTTGATAATCTGGAAGATCAGACCACGTACCAAGGCGACCCAATTCATCTAAAATTTGTTGATGACTGCGCGCATCTGTGGGAAAAAGTGCAGGTGTACGATTCGGATGCCAGTTTGCTAAGCAATGCGTAG